Proteins found in one Vallitalea guaymasensis genomic segment:
- a CDS encoding PTS transporter subunit EIIC: MQVFSKLQKLGTALMLPIAVLPAAGILLRIGQPDVLNIPFISNAGDAVFSNLALLFAIGVAIGLSKDKSSIAAFSGSIAYFMVIAGINAIVPGTDIGVLGGIVTGGVTAFIYNKLKDNKFGKSVVPFVTSIASIPLSLLFCVVWPFIAKGLDMFGNFVIQSGAVGAGVYGFLNRLLIPTGLHHILNNIFWMNFGEFTNAAGEIVRGDYARYLAGDPSAGIYMAGFYPIMMFALPAAGLAMYTCAKKANKALVGSMIFSLAFTSFLTGVTEPLEFSFIFLAPVLYVIHAVLAGLSLIVCNILGILHGFIFSAGFIDYALYFKLATKPLLLLPIGLCFGVVYYFVFVFAIKKLNLPTPGRLDEQGGNIDALISDLGMAGIAAEFVMALGGKQNIKAVDACITRLRLTLNDSSIVDDDELKKLGASGVLRPNNKNMQVIVGPKAELVVDEMKKIV; the protein is encoded by the coding sequence ATGCAAGTATTCAGTAAGTTACAAAAATTAGGTACAGCTTTAATGCTTCCAATAGCAGTATTACCAGCAGCTGGTATTCTATTACGTATTGGTCAGCCAGATGTTCTTAACATTCCATTTATTAGTAATGCTGGAGATGCTGTGTTTAGTAATTTAGCTTTATTATTTGCCATAGGTGTAGCTATTGGCTTATCAAAAGATAAAAGTAGTATAGCTGCTTTTTCTGGCTCCATAGCTTATTTTATGGTAATAGCTGGAATTAATGCAATAGTTCCTGGTACTGATATCGGTGTATTGGGCGGTATAGTAACAGGTGGAGTTACTGCATTTATATATAACAAATTAAAAGATAACAAGTTCGGAAAATCGGTAGTACCTTTTGTTACATCTATAGCTTCTATTCCTTTGTCATTACTATTTTGTGTAGTATGGCCATTTATTGCTAAAGGATTAGATATGTTTGGTAATTTTGTTATTCAGTCAGGAGCTGTTGGAGCAGGGGTATATGGTTTCCTTAACCGATTATTGATACCTACAGGCTTACATCATATCCTCAACAATATATTCTGGATGAACTTTGGTGAATTCACTAATGCTGCAGGTGAAATAGTAAGAGGAGATTATGCTAGATATCTTGCTGGAGACCCAAGTGCTGGAATATACATGGCTGGATTCTATCCTATAATGATGTTTGCTCTTCCAGCGGCAGGTCTTGCTATGTATACATGTGCTAAAAAAGCAAATAAAGCTTTGGTTGGTTCAATGATATTCTCTCTTGCATTTACATCATTTTTAACAGGTGTAACTGAACCATTAGAATTCAGTTTCATATTCTTAGCACCAGTACTCTACGTTATACATGCAGTTCTAGCAGGTTTATCATTAATTGTATGTAATATACTGGGCATACTGCATGGATTCATATTCTCGGCAGGTTTCATAGATTATGCTCTGTACTTCAAATTAGCAACCAAGCCGTTATTGCTTCTACCAATAGGGTTATGTTTTGGAGTTGTGTATTATTTTGTTTTCGTATTCGCAATCAAAAAACTTAATCTACCTACACCAGGTCGTTTAGATGAACAAGGTGGTAATATTGATGCTCTTATTTCAGATCTTGGTATGGCAGGAATAGCAGCGGAGTTTGTAATGGCACTTGGTGGTAAACAAAATATCAAGGCAGTAGATGCTTGTATTACAAGACTTCGTTTGACTTTAAATGATTCATCAATAGTTGATGATGATGAATTGAAGAAGTTAGGAGCTTCAGGAGTCCTTAGACCTAATAATAAAAATATGCAGGTTATTGTAGGACCAAAAGCGGAATTAGTAGTTGATGAAATGAAGAAGATTGTATAG
- a CDS encoding PTS transporter subunit EIIC, translating to MSNKAEATKKQKSALLLPVGVLLVAGILLLIGQPGALNIAFFEEMGKTVFAHLPMIVAIIVAIALAVDDHGTVVLSAVLGYFVLNKGVQTINDASNMGIVAGIIAGIVAGLLYNKYKNAQLPTWLAFFGGKRFVPIVTAFTCIILALIFGYAWVPLKGLF from the coding sequence ATGAGTAACAAGGCTGAGGCAACAAAAAAACAAAAAAGTGCATTATTGCTTCCAGTAGGTGTTCTGCTAGTAGCCGGAATTTTATTGCTGATAGGTCAACCAGGTGCTTTGAACATCGCTTTTTTTGAAGAAATGGGAAAAACAGTATTTGCACATTTACCAATGATAGTTGCCATCATAGTAGCTATTGCACTGGCTGTTGATGATCATGGGACAGTTGTGTTATCAGCGGTATTAGGGTATTTTGTACTTAATAAAGGAGTTCAGACAATCAATGATGCCAGTAACATGGGGATAGTAGCAGGTATTATTGCAGGGATAGTAGCTGGTTTATTATACAACAAGTACAAAAATGCTCAATTACCTACATGGTTGGCTTTCTTTGGAGGAAAAAGATTTGTACCAATTGTAACAGCGTTCACATGTATAATATTAGCACTTATATTTGGTTATGCATGGGTACCACTTAAAGGATTATTCTAA
- a CDS encoding PRD domain-containing protein: MSGENAYHIIKVLNNNVVLAKKVSNKQEMILIGKGIGFGKKADIVTTIYENKIQKKYSNSEGVLKEEYIQLVNAIDRKVIGVVEEIILLAEKEMGHLDEHIHIALVDHVGFALERLKQGMVFSNPFLDEIKTMYKDEYNLALRGKSLLYKRLGVMIPDDEVGYIALHLHSGRQRKNIKNTIKDTRLLKNILELIEDEIGYDIDKNLTMYTRLVTHLKQSITRVEKKKEIVNPLLDDIVTKLDVAYRIAEKVAVIIENEKGIKVSKDEKGFLALHIERLRN; the protein is encoded by the coding sequence TTGAGTGGGGAAAATGCTTATCATATCATTAAAGTACTAAATAATAATGTTGTTCTAGCCAAAAAAGTTAGTAATAAGCAAGAGATGATCCTTATAGGGAAAGGAATAGGTTTTGGCAAAAAAGCTGATATAGTTACTACAATATACGAAAATAAAATACAAAAGAAATATAGTAACTCAGAAGGAGTGCTCAAGGAAGAATATATTCAGCTAGTAAATGCAATAGATAGAAAAGTAATAGGAGTAGTTGAAGAAATAATACTTCTAGCAGAAAAAGAGATGGGGCATTTGGATGAACATATTCATATAGCTCTTGTAGATCACGTTGGATTTGCACTGGAACGACTAAAACAAGGTATGGTTTTTTCTAATCCATTCCTAGATGAAATAAAAACAATGTACAAAGATGAATATAATCTAGCATTAAGAGGAAAATCATTATTATATAAGCGCCTAGGCGTAATGATACCTGACGATGAAGTAGGATACATAGCACTGCATCTACATTCAGGAAGGCAACGGAAAAATATTAAGAATACTATCAAAGACACTAGATTATTAAAAAATATACTTGAATTGATAGAAGATGAAATAGGATATGATATAGATAAGAATCTAACTATGTATACTAGATTGGTGACCCATCTAAAACAAAGTATCACTCGTGTGGAAAAGAAAAAAGAGATAGTGAACCCGTTGTTGGATGATATAGTCACCAAACTTGATGTAGCCTATAGAATAGCCGAAAAAGTTGCTGTTATAATTGAAAATGAGAAAGGGATAAAGGTATCAAAAGACGAGAAAGGATTTTTAGCACTACATATTGAAAGATTAAGAAATTGA
- the ptsP gene encoding phosphoenolpyruvate--protein phosphotransferase, with product MKELFGINVSAGYGIGSVYCYNPAEYIITERKIVDTTNEKAKLEKALILSIEQLRKLHLDNAHDIGDTADIIEAHITMIEDPDLKDSIVEKIEKGYNVEWAVDKTIKEYVDIFNNMNNEYFKERSLDIEDIGKRIINNIIGKTDKPLSKLKEKVILVTKELTPSDTLSMDKDKILGIVTETGGKTSHTAILARTLGIPAVTGIDTITELVNNQENIIIDGTEGKIILEPVEFQINTYKQRIEKRRIQLEEEKSFIGCKTKTRDGYNCKIYCNMGSPEDVQQVLNNDGEGIGLFRTEFLYMNRQTPPTEEEQYNIYSNVGKKLKGKEVIIRTLDVGGDKKIEYINIEDELNPFLGNRAIRYCLQEEKLLLTQLRAILRASKECNIKIMFPMITAFEEIIEAKKLLEKAKKKLIEEEKSFNKNIKVGIMIETPAAVFNSAEFAKEVDFFSIGTNDLTQYTCAVDRMNTKVSYLYSPYNPAVIKSIKMVVENAHGEGIEVSICGETASEELLLPLWISLGIDELSVIPRNVLGIRKHINSISRNETLINEAIKCKSGDEMIKFLKNKSVI from the coding sequence ATGAAAGAGTTATTTGGAATTAATGTATCAGCAGGTTACGGTATAGGATCAGTATATTGCTATAATCCAGCTGAATATATAATAACTGAAAGAAAGATTGTTGATACAACTAATGAAAAAGCCAAACTAGAAAAAGCTTTAATACTTAGTATAGAACAATTACGAAAATTACATTTAGACAATGCTCATGATATTGGTGATACAGCTGATATCATTGAAGCTCATATTACAATGATAGAGGACCCTGATCTAAAAGATAGCATAGTCGAGAAAATTGAAAAGGGTTATAATGTAGAGTGGGCAGTAGATAAAACAATCAAAGAGTATGTAGACATATTCAATAATATGAACAACGAATATTTCAAGGAAAGATCTCTGGATATAGAGGATATAGGTAAAAGGATTATAAATAACATAATCGGGAAAACTGATAAACCTCTAAGTAAACTAAAAGAGAAAGTTATACTTGTTACTAAAGAGCTTACCCCATCAGATACTTTATCCATGGATAAAGATAAGATATTAGGTATAGTTACAGAAACGGGAGGAAAAACCTCTCATACTGCAATACTAGCTAGAACTCTTGGGATACCTGCAGTTACTGGAATAGATACTATTACTGAATTAGTCAACAATCAAGAAAATATAATTATTGATGGAACTGAAGGTAAGATTATATTAGAACCAGTAGAGTTTCAGATAAATACATATAAACAGAGGATTGAAAAAAGAAGGATTCAATTGGAAGAAGAAAAATCTTTTATTGGATGCAAGACTAAAACAAGAGATGGCTATAATTGTAAAATTTATTGTAATATGGGTTCTCCAGAAGATGTACAACAAGTATTGAATAATGATGGTGAGGGTATAGGACTATTCAGAACAGAATTCTTATATATGAATAGACAGACGCCTCCTACAGAAGAAGAACAATATAACATTTATAGTAATGTAGGCAAAAAGCTAAAAGGTAAAGAAGTGATAATTCGTACATTGGATGTAGGCGGAGATAAAAAAATAGAATACATAAATATTGAGGATGAACTAAATCCTTTTCTTGGTAATAGAGCCATTAGATATTGCTTACAGGAAGAGAAGCTGCTATTGACTCAATTAAGAGCTATACTCAGAGCTTCAAAAGAGTGTAATATAAAGATTATGTTTCCCATGATAACTGCATTTGAAGAAATTATAGAAGCTAAAAAGCTATTAGAGAAAGCTAAGAAAAAACTGATAGAAGAGGAAAAAAGTTTCAATAAGAATATTAAGGTAGGAATCATGATAGAAACCCCAGCAGCTGTATTTAATTCTGCTGAATTTGCTAAAGAAGTAGATTTTTTCAGTATTGGAACTAATGATTTAACCCAGTATACTTGTGCGGTAGATAGAATGAATACAAAAGTCAGCTATTTATATTCTCCATATAATCCAGCGGTTATAAAAAGTATAAAAATGGTTGTTGAGAATGCTCATGGGGAAGGTATTGAAGTTTCAATATGCGGTGAAACAGCATCAGAAGAATTATTATTACCATTATGGATAAGTTTAGGAATTGATGAATTAAGTGTTATACCTAGGAATGTTCTCGGTATCCGTAAACATATTAATAGTATTAGTAGGAATGAAACTTTAATCAATGAAGCAATAAAATGTAAAAGTGGAGATGAGATGATAAAATTTCTAAAGAATAAAAGTGTAATCTGA
- a CDS encoding HPr family phosphocarrier protein, producing MKSFIIRAETGLHARPATLFINKSKEFSSEIKVIKNKKEADGKKFLQVLSLGVLKDDLIYLKINGNDEKEAMSALEKLIINNFAV from the coding sequence ATGAAGAGTTTTATTATAAGGGCTGAAACAGGATTACATGCAAGGCCAGCAACATTATTTATCAATAAATCAAAAGAATTCAGTTCAGAGATTAAAGTAATAAAGAATAAGAAAGAAGCTGATGGGAAGAAATTTCTACAAGTTTTATCTTTAGGTGTATTAAAGGATGATTTGATTTATCTTAAGATTAATGGCAATGATGAAAAAGAAGCAATGAGTGCATTAGAGAAATTAATAATAAATAACTTCGCAGTCTAA